From a region of the Deinococcus aestuarii genome:
- a CDS encoding NADH-quinone oxidoreductase subunit 15 has translation MAHASDGHLYAQWVELLGWLEAEAAARGLAFQKVADFPDYIYRMERPYDLPTTVMSVALLTGGQPLLVAAVSPRHVDLKGVSLRLMGGSKHWHLHAGERGLLEGKRPFTRDRLGVILDGAMKGVA, from the coding sequence ATGGCACACGCATCCGACGGGCACCTGTACGCGCAGTGGGTCGAGCTTCTGGGCTGGCTGGAGGCGGAGGCCGCCGCGCGCGGGCTGGCCTTCCAGAAGGTCGCCGACTTCCCCGACTACATCTACCGGATGGAGCGCCCCTACGACCTGCCCACCACGGTGATGAGCGTGGCGCTCCTCACGGGCGGACAGCCCCTCCTCGTCGCGGCGGTCAGCCCCCGGCACGTGGACCTGAAGGGCGTGTCCTTGCGGCTGATGGGCGGGAGCAAGCACTGGCACCTGCACGCGGGCGAGCGCGGCCTGCTGGAGGGCAAGCGGCCCTTCACCCGCGACCGGCTGGGGGTGATTCTCGACGGGGCGATGAAGGGCGTGGCGTAG
- a CDS encoding adenylate kinase, with protein MRRILVIGTTGSGKTTLARTLSARLGLPHGEQDAWNHLPGWKEAPLGEFRGRVDVFTGQPAWVMDGNYTKARDLGWTRADTLVWLDYPAPLVFWRLLRRTVRRGFTREELWNGNREHLGVNLLTRDGILAWFFRTHWKRRREMPGLVAGYPHLRVVRLRSPREADRWLASLTPEAAPALPPRPA; from the coding sequence ATGCGGCGCATCCTCGTGATCGGAACGACGGGCAGCGGGAAAACGACCCTGGCGCGCACCCTGTCCGCCCGGCTGGGTCTGCCCCACGGCGAGCAGGACGCCTGGAATCACCTCCCCGGTTGGAAGGAGGCGCCGCTCGGAGAGTTCCGGGGCCGGGTGGACGTCTTCACCGGGCAGCCCGCCTGGGTTATGGACGGCAACTACACCAAAGCCCGTGACCTCGGCTGGACGCGGGCCGACACGCTGGTCTGGTTGGACTACCCGGCTCCGCTCGTGTTCTGGCGACTGTTGCGCCGAACTGTGCGGCGCGGCTTCACCCGGGAGGAGCTGTGGAACGGCAACCGCGAGCATCTGGGGGTCAACCTCCTGACGCGGGACGGCATCCTCGCCTGGTTTTTCCGCACCCACTGGAAGCGGCGCCGGGAGATGCCCGGCCTCGTCGCGGGGTATCCGCACCTGCGGGTCGTGCGGCTGCGCTCGCCCCGCGAGGCCGACCGCTGGCTCGCCTCCCTTACCCCTGAAGCAGCACCCGCCCTCCCGCCGCGTCCAGCCTGA
- a CDS encoding class I SAM-dependent methyltransferase → MPTDAEPLRVIIGAGEQRWEGWIPTQRGDLDLLDRSTWEAWFGGRRADALLCEHVWEHLTEDEGRAAARLCFEFLKPGGFLRCAVPDANFPDPEYQRTVQVGGPGPADHPAADHRVVYDHRLLADVFRSAGFGVELLEYCDDEGRFHYHEWDVSTGPIYRSLRLDHRNREGRLGFVSLILDARKPLEAR, encoded by the coding sequence GTGCCCACGGATGCCGAGCCGCTCCGCGTCATCATCGGTGCGGGGGAGCAGAGGTGGGAGGGCTGGATTCCGACCCAGCGAGGGGACCTCGACCTCCTCGACCGCTCGACCTGGGAGGCGTGGTTCGGTGGACGCCGGGCCGACGCCCTGCTGTGCGAGCACGTCTGGGAACACCTGACCGAGGACGAGGGCCGCGCCGCCGCCCGGTTGTGCTTCGAGTTCCTGAAGCCGGGCGGTTTCCTGCGCTGCGCCGTCCCGGACGCGAACTTCCCCGATCCCGAGTACCAGCGCACCGTGCAGGTCGGCGGCCCCGGCCCGGCGGACCACCCCGCCGCCGACCACAGGGTCGTGTACGACCACCGCCTCCTCGCGGACGTGTTCAGGAGCGCGGGCTTCGGGGTCGAACTCCTCGAATACTGCGACGACGAGGGGCGCTTCCATTACCACGAGTGGGACGTCTCCACCGGCCCGATTTACCGCTCGCTGCGCCTCGACCACCGCAACCGGGAGGGGCGTCTGGGCTTCGTCTCCCTCATTCTCGACGCGAGGAAGCCGCTGGAGGCCCGCTAA
- the ligA gene encoding NAD-dependent DNA ligase LigA — MDQAVPDTSAAVHADVTEAQYRDLRAEVERHARAYHEQDAPEIPDDVYDRMVRELRSIEELHPEWAVGETPTQQVGGAPSGAFQHVDHPTPMTSLDNVFDDEELSEWQEKLARALNLPPDYDGFTYTGELKIDGLSVNLFYVDGVLQWAATRGNGVTGEMVTEQVLTVPGIPRTLPGLKGELEVRGEVYLSRADFAAYNARAEELGTPLLKNPRNGAAGALRQKDPEVTRSRNLKALFYSLGKRDGVPVRSQSELLDWLAGHGFPTSRYSETFTGIQAAADYHRRMTEGRAGFEFDADGTVLKLDSLRLQDEAGFTSRAPRWAIAYKFPVEEVETVLEHIVINVGRTGKLAPLAHLSPRLIEGSTVSRATLHNEDYIAGMDLRMGDTVVVRKSGGVIPQIMRVVVEKRPEGAVPYAFPTHCPECGHEAVRAEGDANTYCPNPACPAQQYERLRYFVSKGAMDVRGLGDRMIEQLLSVGLVKDAADLYTLTAEQLAELERSGEKKAANVLAQLEASKTRPLWRLINALGISHVGERGAQTLAREFGTLDALLSATPGRIEAISGMGATLAGSVTAALADENMRGLLRRLREYGVNPVEESVERGAALAGLNFVITGSLSRPREEIRALLEREGARVTGSVTKKTDYLIAGEDAGSKLDRARELETEVLDEAGLSALLEEKGL; from the coding sequence ATGGATCAAGCCGTCCCGGACACGTCCGCCGCCGTCCACGCCGATGTCACGGAGGCCCAGTACCGCGACCTGCGCGCCGAGGTCGAGCGCCACGCCCGCGCGTACCACGAGCAGGACGCCCCCGAGATTCCCGACGACGTGTACGACCGGATGGTGCGGGAACTGCGCTCAATCGAGGAGCTGCACCCCGAGTGGGCGGTCGGGGAGACCCCCACCCAGCAGGTCGGCGGGGCGCCCAGCGGGGCCTTCCAGCACGTCGACCACCCCACGCCCATGACCAGCCTCGACAACGTGTTCGACGACGAGGAATTGAGCGAGTGGCAGGAGAAGCTGGCGCGGGCGCTGAACCTCCCCCCCGACTACGACGGGTTCACCTACACCGGCGAACTCAAGATCGACGGCCTGAGCGTGAACCTCTTCTACGTGGACGGCGTGCTCCAGTGGGCGGCCACGCGAGGCAACGGCGTCACGGGCGAGATGGTGACCGAGCAGGTCCTCACCGTGCCCGGCATCCCGCGCACCCTGCCGGGCCTGAAGGGTGAACTGGAGGTGCGCGGCGAGGTCTACCTCTCGCGGGCCGACTTCGCCGCCTACAACGCGCGGGCGGAGGAGCTGGGCACCCCCCTCCTCAAGAACCCCCGCAACGGGGCCGCCGGGGCGCTGCGCCAGAAGGACCCGGAGGTCACCCGAAGCCGCAACCTCAAGGCCCTCTTCTACAGCCTGGGCAAGCGGGACGGGGTGCCGGTGCGCTCGCAGTCGGAGTTGCTGGACTGGCTCGCCGGGCACGGCTTCCCCACCAGCCGCTACTCGGAGACGTTCACGGGAATTCAGGCTGCCGCCGACTACCACCGCCGGATGACGGAGGGGCGGGCGGGCTTCGAGTTCGACGCGGACGGCACGGTCCTCAAGCTCGACTCCCTGCGCCTTCAGGACGAGGCGGGCTTCACCAGCCGGGCGCCGAGGTGGGCCATCGCCTACAAGTTCCCGGTGGAGGAGGTCGAGACGGTCCTCGAACACATCGTCATCAACGTGGGCCGCACCGGGAAGCTCGCGCCGCTGGCGCACCTCTCGCCCCGGCTGATCGAGGGCAGCACCGTCAGCCGCGCGACGCTGCACAACGAGGACTACATCGCAGGCATGGACCTGCGGATGGGTGATACGGTCGTCGTCCGCAAGTCGGGCGGCGTGATTCCCCAGATCATGCGGGTGGTGGTGGAAAAGCGGCCTGAGGGCGCAGTCCCCTACGCGTTCCCCACCCACTGCCCCGAGTGCGGGCACGAGGCCGTGCGGGCGGAGGGCGACGCCAACACCTACTGCCCCAACCCCGCCTGCCCGGCCCAGCAGTACGAGCGGCTGCGCTACTTCGTGAGCAAGGGGGCGATGGACGTGCGCGGGCTGGGCGACCGGATGATCGAACAACTCCTGAGCGTGGGGCTCGTCAAGGACGCCGCCGACCTCTACACCCTGACCGCCGAGCAACTCGCCGAACTGGAGCGCAGCGGCGAGAAGAAGGCGGCGAACGTCCTCGCCCAACTGGAGGCGAGCAAGACCCGGCCCCTCTGGCGGCTGATCAACGCCCTGGGGATCAGCCACGTCGGGGAGCGCGGCGCCCAGACCCTGGCCCGCGAGTTCGGCACGCTCGACGCGCTGCTCTCGGCCACGCCCGGGCGGATCGAGGCGATCTCGGGGATGGGCGCCACCCTCGCGGGGAGCGTGACCGCCGCGCTGGCCGACGAGAACATGCGGGGGCTCCTGCGCCGGTTGCGTGAGTATGGGGTCAACCCGGTCGAGGAGAGCGTGGAGCGCGGCGCCGCCCTGGCGGGCCTGAACTTCGTGATCACCGGTTCCCTCTCCCGTCCCCGCGAGGAGATCAGGGCCCTGCTGGAGCGTGAGGGGGCCCGGGTGACGGGCAGCGTGACGAAGAAGACCGACTACCTGATCGCCGGGGAGGACGCGGGCAGCAAGCTCGACCGGGCACGCGAGCTGGAGACGGAGGTGCTGGACGAGGCGGGACTCTCGGCGTTGCTGGAGGAAAAGGGCTTGTAG
- a CDS encoding VOC family protein has translation MPSPRIVPELYPSDFAASLDFSTRVLGFRVVYTRPEDRFAFLDLGGAELMLEQTTDPARTFIAGKLEYPFGRGMHLQIEVEDAEAVYGRVLEAAGSSCPSKTAGIGRVTGRPGGRQFVVLDPDGYVLRPFQSLGTRPVRKPPAD, from the coding sequence GTGCCCTCCCCCCGCATCGTCCCCGAACTGTACCCCTCCGACTTCGCCGCCTCGCTGGACTTCTCCACGCGGGTTCTGGGCTTTCGCGTCGTCTACACCCGCCCCGAGGACCGCTTCGCCTTCCTCGACCTGGGCGGTGCCGAGTTGATGCTGGAGCAGACGACCGACCCGGCCCGGACGTTCATCGCCGGAAAACTGGAGTATCCCTTCGGCCGAGGGATGCACCTCCAGATCGAGGTGGAGGATGCGGAAGCGGTCTACGGGCGTGTGCTTGAGGCGGCCGGGTCCTCCTGCCCCTCGAAGACCGCTGGTATCGGCAGGGTGACCGGGAGGCCGGGAGGGCGGCAGTTCGTGGTGCTGGACCCCGACGGGTATGTCCTGCGGCCCTTCCAGTCGCTCGGCACGCGCCCCGTGAGGAAGCCGCCCGCAGACTGA
- a CDS encoding Asp23/Gls24 family envelope stress response protein codes for MEVEISRSVLTDIAQTTLDGIEGIEVAPASLRPSEVGEVLRQQGGPRRPRSLKVTRDGQNVTVEVGLNVEYGRNLVGVARQAQQAVAENVELMTGLKVRAVNVTVLGVTLPKGTA; via the coding sequence ATGGAAGTGGAGATCAGCAGGAGTGTCCTGACGGACATCGCCCAGACGACCCTCGACGGGATCGAGGGCATCGAGGTCGCGCCCGCGAGCCTGAGGCCCAGCGAGGTCGGGGAGGTGCTGCGCCAGCAGGGCGGGCCGCGCCGTCCCCGGTCCCTCAAGGTGACGCGCGACGGCCAGAACGTGACCGTGGAGGTGGGGTTGAACGTGGAATACGGGCGCAACCTCGTCGGGGTGGCGCGGCAGGCGCAGCAGGCGGTGGCCGAGAACGTGGAGCTGATGACCGGCCTGAAGGTGCGGGCCGTGAACGTGACGGTGCTGGGCGTGACCCTGCCGAAGGGGACCGCTTGA
- the nusB gene encoding transcription antitermination factor NusB, producing MTRRREKAAQPVGTRRAAREFAFRVLFEAEQGNVPLDAVFTRAEGAMRGGDDTFPRLNEEALAFARQLVDGLMSRRAAIDETLHRTIRGWSFEQMAQTDLNILRLATYELMDTPEPHPPVIESAVRIARKFGGEDSGRFVNGVLAGLSRSLNTAPKAAQEGEGEEQG from the coding sequence TTGACCCGCCGCCGCGAAAAAGCCGCCCAGCCCGTCGGGACCCGCCGCGCCGCCCGCGAGTTCGCCTTCCGGGTGCTCTTCGAGGCCGAGCAGGGCAACGTGCCGCTGGACGCCGTGTTCACCCGCGCCGAGGGCGCCATGCGGGGGGGCGACGACACCTTCCCGAGGCTCAACGAGGAGGCGCTGGCCTTCGCGCGGCAGCTCGTGGACGGGCTGATGTCGCGCCGCGCGGCCATCGACGAGACGCTGCACCGCACCATCCGGGGTTGGAGCTTCGAGCAGATGGCCCAGACCGACCTCAACATCCTGCGGCTGGCGACCTACGAGCTGATGGACACCCCCGAGCCGCACCCGCCCGTCATCGAGAGCGCCGTGCGCATCGCCCGCAAGTTCGGCGGCGAGGATTCAGGCCGTTTCGTGAACGGGGTGCTCGCAGGGCTGAGCCGCAGCCTGAACACCGCCCCGAAGGCCGCCCAGGAGGGCGAGGGGGAGGAGCAGGGGTGA
- a CDS encoding BMP family lipoprotein: MTTRPRFLRASLLTLAALTGAAPAAAPSTGVTLILDPAGPWDKAVNEAASSGLERAVREHGMPYDTVTSADPGDMLRQARAAARSGSTLVIGVGRASAGPLSTAAREFPSVRFVGVDALPGGANTVGLRFREQEGGFLAGFLAANATSTRVLGVITGEGDATASRYRAGFEAGVAFACPDCRVLRASLPRGGNVVGASDLTRRQYARGADIILAAVGASNRGVVTAATTVQCLSAARLPAGVRFRADPYRAVPRSDPYRAECRGNTRPVFAIATESSLDAPGDTDVNRKTLNHTLTSVLKRADNAVFTLVDEAAKGKAWRAGDRTFGVENGGVELSLNDFNAALISPALKAKLTKVRQMIVNGVVQVPVQ, translated from the coding sequence ATGACGACCCGCCCCCGATTCCTTCGGGCGTCCCTGCTGACGCTCGCGGCCCTCACCGGCGCCGCCCCCGCCGCCGCGCCCTCCACGGGCGTCACGCTGATTCTCGACCCGGCGGGTCCCTGGGACAAGGCCGTCAACGAGGCGGCGAGCAGCGGGCTGGAGCGCGCCGTGCGCGAACACGGGATGCCCTATGACACCGTGACCTCCGCCGACCCGGGCGACATGCTCAGGCAGGCCCGCGCCGCCGCCCGCTCGGGCAGCACGCTGGTGATCGGGGTGGGGCGCGCGAGCGCCGGGCCGCTGAGCACCGCCGCCCGCGAATTCCCGTCCGTCCGCTTCGTGGGGGTGGACGCCCTTCCGGGGGGCGCGAACACGGTGGGCCTGCGCTTCCGCGAGCAGGAGGGCGGCTTCCTGGCCGGATTCCTCGCCGCCAACGCCACGAGCACGCGGGTGCTGGGCGTGATCACCGGGGAGGGGGACGCCACGGCCAGCCGGTACCGCGCGGGCTTCGAGGCGGGCGTGGCCTTCGCCTGCCCCGATTGCCGGGTCCTGCGTGCCAGCCTGCCGCGGGGGGGCAACGTGGTGGGCGCCTCCGACCTCACCCGGCGGCAGTACGCGCGCGGGGCCGACATCATCCTCGCCGCGGTGGGGGCGAGCAACCGGGGTGTGGTCACCGCCGCAACCACCGTCCAGTGCCTCAGCGCCGCCCGCCTCCCCGCCGGGGTGCGCTTTCGCGCCGATCCCTACCGCGCGGTGCCCCGCAGCGACCCCTACAGGGCGGAGTGCAGGGGCAACACCCGTCCCGTCTTCGCCATCGCCACCGAGAGCAGCCTGGACGCTCCCGGCGACACGGACGTGAACCGCAAGACGCTCAACCACACCCTGACGAGCGTTCTCAAGCGCGCGGACAACGCCGTTTTCACCCTCGTGGATGAAGCCGCCAAGGGCAAGGCCTGGCGGGCGGGCGACCGCACCTTCGGCGTCGAGAACGGCGGCGTCGAACTCAGCCTGAACGACTTCAATGCCGCGCTGATTTCGCCCGCCCTGAAGGCCAAGCTCACCAAGGTCCGGCAGATGATCGTGAACGGCGTCGTGCAGGTGCCCGTTCAGTAG
- the ispG gene encoding flavodoxin-dependent (E)-4-hydroxy-3-methylbut-2-enyl-diphosphate synthase, protein MTARRQTVTTWVGNVPVGGAHPVVVQSMTNTDTANAEATAIQVAQLARAGSEIVRVTVNTREAAAALPEIVARLHDLGIDVPIVGDFHYNGHILLAEFPETARLLAKYRINPGNVGAGQHHDANFATMIEVARAFGKPVRIGVNWGSLDGQVLARLMDENARRGSPKSGTDVMIDAMVVSALESAAYAEKLGLPHDRIIISVKVSSAPELWQVYRQLAPLCDYPLHLGLTEAGMGMKGIVASSVALAPLLVDGIGDTIRVSLTPEPGAPRKLEVEVAQQILQSLGLRQFLPQVTSCPGCGRTTSTFFQELAQKIQDYIRDAMPVWKAKYPGVEDMQVAVMGCIVNGPGESKHANIGISLPGTGEDPRAPVYQDGKLLTTLRGPRIAEDFQELLERYVEERYGRERAGV, encoded by the coding sequence ATGACCGCCCGCCGCCAGACCGTCACCACCTGGGTGGGGAACGTGCCCGTCGGGGGTGCCCACCCCGTCGTCGTGCAGTCCATGACGAACACCGACACCGCCAACGCCGAGGCCACCGCCATCCAGGTCGCCCAGCTCGCCCGCGCCGGGTCCGAGATCGTCCGCGTGACCGTGAACACCCGCGAGGCCGCCGCCGCCCTCCCCGAGATCGTCGCTCGTTTGCACGACCTCGGTATCGACGTGCCCATCGTCGGTGACTTCCACTACAACGGCCACATCCTTCTCGCCGAGTTCCCCGAGACGGCCCGCCTCCTCGCCAAGTACCGCATCAACCCGGGGAACGTCGGCGCCGGGCAGCACCACGACGCCAACTTCGCCACGATGATCGAGGTCGCCAGGGCGTTCGGCAAACCCGTCCGCATCGGCGTGAACTGGGGCTCGCTCGATGGGCAGGTCCTCGCCCGATTGATGGACGAGAACGCGCGCCGGGGCAGCCCGAAAAGCGGCACCGACGTGATGATCGACGCGATGGTCGTCTCGGCGCTGGAGAGTGCCGCCTACGCCGAAAAGCTCGGCCTCCCGCACGACCGCATCATCATCTCCGTCAAGGTCAGCTCCGCCCCCGAGCTGTGGCAGGTCTACCGCCAGCTCGCGCCCCTGTGCGACTACCCCCTGCACCTCGGGCTGACGGAGGCGGGCATGGGTATGAAGGGCATCGTGGCGTCCAGCGTGGCCCTCGCCCCCCTCCTTGTGGACGGCATCGGCGACACCATCCGCGTCTCGCTCACCCCCGAGCCCGGCGCCCCCCGCAAGCTGGAGGTCGAGGTCGCCCAGCAGATTCTCCAGAGCCTCGGCCTGCGCCAGTTCCTCCCGCAGGTGACCTCCTGTCCGGGCTGCGGACGCACGACCTCCACCTTCTTTCAGGAACTCGCCCAGAAGATTCAGGACTACATCCGGGACGCCATGCCCGTCTGGAAGGCGAAGTACCCCGGCGTCGAGGACATGCAGGTCGCCGTCATGGGCTGCATCGTGAACGGCCCCGGCGAGAGCAAGCACGCCAACATCGGCATCTCCCTGCCCGGCACGGGTGAGGACCCGCGCGCCCCGGTGTATCAGGACGGCAAGCTGCTGACGACGCTCAGAGGCCCTCGCATCGCCGAGGACTTTCAGGAGTTGCTGGAGCGGTATGTGGAGGAGCGGTACGGGCGGGAACGGGCGGGTGTCTGA
- a CDS encoding alpha-amylase family glycosyl hydrolase — protein MNTNGAGEAQHDHTPGYTERLGATLGETVRVRVRVTLPVTEVKLKLVRVGEIELLPAREVTGPGGEGRWFEAELPVHDARVRYAWLLLFPDDHLNLTGLGLHHSRRGFRNWFQYLAGHVSPEWAWRSVFYQIFPDRFRNGDPDGDVRTGEYEYMGRPVEHAGWGSPITKRGDVHAHYGGDLQGVTQALPYLHDLGVNALWLTPIFVSPSNHRYDISDYRHVDPHLGGDAAWGELAREAERAGIRLVLDGVFNHMGDENVLFRAALEREDAPERRLFTWRDEPGKPPYHAFFDVPTLPKIDYRNDFAVQEFFSGEESVVRHWLRRGAAGWRLDVAHMIGTGGTDEDNLPLHRALKAAAREERPDAYVFGERFYDPEHALDGRGEDGAMNYHGFGLPVMQWMSGETHLGEPSRLDGVELADILWDAYHALPPQVALSMFNLLESHDISRALFRVGDDRTRFLAAFTLLMGYAGVPCTYYGSEIGLSQHTRGQMPWCRESMPWDEARWDQELRARVRALIHLRRETHVLHEGNLRFLHAEADAMAFLREFTHADGRTERAVVVASRRGEGHEVTLTLPAGEWRDGLSGEVLGGGEVRLDAAGGRVLLQG, from the coding sequence ATGAACACGAACGGGGCGGGAGAGGCGCAGCACGACCACACGCCGGGCTACACCGAGCGGCTGGGAGCGACTCTGGGCGAGACGGTCAGGGTCCGCGTTCGCGTCACGCTGCCCGTGACGGAGGTTAAACTCAAGCTCGTGCGGGTGGGCGAGATCGAGTTGCTTCCGGCGCGGGAGGTGACGGGGCCGGGCGGGGAAGGCCGCTGGTTCGAGGCCGAGCTGCCGGTCCACGACGCCAGGGTGCGCTACGCCTGGCTGCTCCTCTTCCCGGACGACCACCTCAACCTCACCGGGCTGGGGCTGCACCACTCGCGGCGGGGCTTTCGCAACTGGTTCCAGTACCTCGCGGGGCACGTCTCGCCCGAGTGGGCGTGGCGCAGCGTCTTCTACCAGATCTTCCCCGACCGCTTCCGCAACGGCGACCCAGATGGCGACGTGCGGACGGGCGAGTACGAGTACATGGGCCGCCCGGTCGAGCACGCCGGGTGGGGCTCACCGATCACGAAGAGGGGCGACGTTCATGCCCATTACGGAGGCGACCTCCAGGGGGTCACCCAGGCCCTTCCGTACCTGCACGACCTCGGCGTGAACGCCCTGTGGCTCACCCCGATCTTCGTGAGCCCGTCGAACCACCGCTACGACATCAGCGACTACCGGCACGTCGATCCGCACCTGGGAGGGGACGCGGCGTGGGGGGAGCTGGCGCGGGAGGCCGAGCGGGCGGGCATCCGCCTCGTGCTCGACGGCGTGTTCAACCACATGGGGGATGAGAACGTGCTGTTCAGGGCCGCGCTGGAGCGGGAGGACGCCCCCGAGCGGCGGCTGTTCACCTGGCGCGACGAGCCGGGCAAGCCGCCCTACCACGCCTTTTTCGACGTGCCGACGCTGCCCAAGATCGACTACCGCAACGACTTCGCGGTGCAGGAATTCTTCAGCGGCGAGGAGAGCGTGGTCCGCCACTGGCTGCGGCGCGGGGCGGCGGGCTGGCGGCTGGACGTGGCGCACATGATCGGGACGGGGGGCACCGACGAGGACAACCTCCCGCTGCACCGGGCCCTGAAGGCGGCGGCGCGCGAGGAGCGGCCGGACGCCTACGTCTTCGGCGAACGCTTCTACGACCCCGAACACGCGCTCGACGGGCGGGGCGAGGACGGGGCGATGAACTACCACGGCTTCGGCCTGCCCGTCATGCAGTGGATGAGCGGTGAGACACACCTCGGCGAGCCCAGCCGCCTGGACGGGGTGGAACTCGCCGACATCCTCTGGGACGCCTACCACGCCCTGCCACCCCAGGTCGCGCTGAGCATGTTCAACCTCCTGGAGTCGCACGACATCTCGCGGGCCCTGTTCCGGGTCGGGGACGACCGGACCCGCTTCCTGGCCGCCTTCACCCTCCTGATGGGGTACGCGGGCGTGCCCTGCACGTACTACGGTTCGGAGATCGGCCTCTCGCAGCACACGCGCGGCCAGATGCCGTGGTGCCGCGAGAGTATGCCCTGGGACGAGGCGAGGTGGGATCAGGAGTTGCGGGCGAGGGTGCGCGCGCTGATCCACCTGCGCCGCGAGACGCACGTCCTGCATGAGGGGAACCTCCGCTTCCTGCACGCGGAGGCGGACGCGATGGCCTTCCTGCGCGAGTTCACGCACGCGGACGGGCGCACCGAGCGGGCGGTCGTGGTCGCCAGCCGCCGCGGGGAGGGGCACGAGGTCACCCTCACCCTCCCGGCGGGCGAGTGGCGGGACGGGCTGAGCGGTGAGGTGCTCGGGGGCGGCGAGGTCAGGCTGGACGCGGCGGGAGGGCGGGTGCTGCTTCAGGGGTAA
- the folD gene encoding bifunctional methylenetetrahydrofolate dehydrogenase/methenyltetrahydrofolate cyclohydrolase FolD yields MTATTARILAGPPAAEALLASVRARAARLTSPPTLVMVRLGDDPASVSYVRGKDRKAREVGLRSTVHALPETTSQADLLALIAELNADESVSGILVQLPLPGHVNEEAVLHAIDPRKDVDGFHPVNVGELWAGRPTLTPCTPAGIMFLLSHYGVPVAGQRAVIVGRSHIVGRPMAALLLNADATVTVAHSRTRDLAAVTREADLLIAAVGRPHLITPDMVGPGATVVDVGINRVLGPDGRAHLTGDVHPDVAGVAGALTPVPGGVGPMTIAQLLANTVTAAARQAAR; encoded by the coding sequence GTGACGGCGACGACCGCCCGCATCCTCGCCGGTCCCCCCGCCGCCGAGGCGCTGCTCGCCTCCGTCCGCGCCCGCGCCGCCCGGCTGACCTCCCCGCCGACCCTCGTGATGGTGCGGCTGGGCGACGACCCCGCCAGCGTGAGCTACGTGCGCGGCAAGGACCGCAAGGCGCGCGAGGTGGGGCTCAGGAGCACCGTCCACGCCCTGCCGGAGACGACTTCCCAGGCCGACCTCCTCGCCCTGATCGCCGAACTCAACGCCGACGAGTCGGTCAGCGGCATCCTCGTCCAACTTCCGTTGCCGGGGCATGTCAACGAAGAGGCGGTCCTCCACGCCATCGACCCGCGCAAGGACGTGGACGGCTTTCACCCGGTCAACGTGGGCGAATTGTGGGCGGGCCGTCCCACGCTGACCCCCTGCACCCCCGCCGGGATCATGTTCCTGCTCTCGCACTACGGCGTTCCCGTCGCCGGGCAGCGCGCGGTGATCGTGGGCCGCAGCCACATCGTCGGGCGACCGATGGCGGCGCTGCTGCTGAACGCCGACGCGACCGTGACCGTCGCCCACAGCCGTACCCGCGACCTCGCGGCGGTGACGCGGGAGGCCGACCTCCTGATCGCCGCCGTGGGCCGCCCGCACCTGATCACGCCCGACATGGTGGGGCCGGGGGCGACCGTGGTCGACGTGGGGATCAACCGCGTTCTGGGGCCAGACGGCAGGGCGCACCTGACGGGCGACGTCCACCCGGACGTGGCGGGGGTGGCCGGAGCCCTGACGCCCGTGCCGGGGGGTGTGGGCCCGATGACGATTGCGCAGCTTCTGGCGAACACGGTGACGGCGGCGGCGCGGCAGGCGGCACGCTAG
- a CDS encoding divergent PAP2 family protein — MNTSFDDLLGNRWLWTAVLSSTGAQVVKVFLILLVERRWRPAAAMETGGMPSSHSAMVAALSTGVALTQGLGSPLFAASAVFALIVMYDATGVRHSSGVQARLLNELVEELRAVVREGFAPLPLKVLLGHTYLEVLVGTLIGIGAGFLAFRVW; from the coding sequence GTGAACACCTCTTTTGACGACCTCCTCGGGAACCGCTGGCTCTGGACCGCCGTCCTCTCCTCGACGGGCGCGCAGGTCGTCAAGGTCTTCCTGATCCTGCTCGTCGAGCGCCGCTGGCGCCCCGCCGCCGCGATGGAGACGGGCGGGATGCCCAGCAGCCACTCCGCGATGGTCGCCGCCTTATCCACCGGCGTGGCCCTCACCCAGGGGCTCGGCAGCCCCCTCTTCGCCGCGAGCGCCGTCTTCGCCCTGATCGTCATGTACGACGCGACCGGCGTGCGCCACTCCAGCGGCGTGCAGGCCCGCTTGCTCAACGAACTTGTCGAGGAGTTGCGCGCCGTCGTCCGCGAGGGCTTCGCGCCGCTGCCGCTGAAGGTGCTGCTCGGCCACACCTACCTGGAAGTTCTGGTGGGCACCCTGATCGGGATCGGCGCGGGCTTCCTGGCCTTCCGGGTGTGGTGA